Genomic DNA from Paenibacillus sp. KS-LC4:
GAGAGCACCGTTGCCCAAATGACCGATAAGCTTACTCCTGCGCAGAAGGCGCTGCTTGCCTTAAGGTTAAATAAAAAAAATCAAAGCCGGGGTAATGACCAATGAGCAAAGGATTGGATAACAACGCGGTTGCAGAAAAATGGAGTGGCCTTTCGGACAAACAGAAGGCATTGCTGGCTCTGAGGATGAAAAAACAAGGGGCAGAGCAGCCGGCGCAAAGCTTGAAGATCACCCGGCTGGAAAGAACCGGCGAAGACCGCTTTATGGCCTCCTATTCGCAGAAGCGTTTCTGGTTTCTTGATCAATGGCATACGAACAAGGCCGCCTATAATACCCATCTTGTTTCCAAGCTGGTGGGCAGGGTGGACTTGAATGCGCTTAAGCAAACCTTCGATGCGATTGTAAGCAGGCATGAAATATTGCAGATGGTTTATCGTAATCGCGAGCATGAGGTGGAGTGCTGCCGTCATTCCAATCCGCTCGTTGTGATAGACGAGAAATCGGTAAAGGCGTTCACCAGAAAGCAGCTAGAGGAGAAGATCGAGGACTTTGTTCACGAAGAGGTGCATAATCCGTTTGATTTGGCTAACGATTTGCCAATAAGGGTGACGCTGCTATCTGCTTCCAAAAAAGAGCACTATCTGATTATCGTCATCCACCACATCGTGTCGGATATGTGGTCCTTGCGTGTGTTGAACAGGGAAATCGAATGTTTTTACAATGCCTTTGCCAATGGCCGGCAGCCGGAGCTCCCGGAGCTTCCCGTGCAGTATATGGATTATGCGCAATGGCAACGGAATCTATTAGAGGGAAAAGTGACAGAGAGACAGACCCAGTACTGGAAGGAACAATTGGCGGGAGCTCCACCGTGTCTGCCATTGCTGACGGATTTTCCCCGTCCAGATGTCCAAACCTATAATGGGAAGGTTCATAAATTTATTATTCCAGAAGGCATGGCAGGCAAAATTCAGACGCTTGCCAGTGAAGAAGCGATAACCCCCTTTGTTTTTTCACTAACGGCTTTTGCTATTTTACTTAACCGTTATACCCAAGCGGATGATATCGTCATAGGTTCTCCGGTTGCGGGGCGTACCCATAAAGAGGTTGAAAACCTGATGGGCTTGTTCATTAATACGCTGGCGATCAGAGTTCGTTTGGAGGACAATCCCCGGATCAGGGAGCTGCTGCAAACGGTCAAAAAAACGGTTATGGGCGCCGTGGCAAACCAGGAGCTTCCCTTTGAGAAGCTTGTGGAGGAATTGCAAATTGAGCGTGATTTGAGCTATTCTCCTGTTTTTCAGGTAATGTTTAATTTTCAAAGCATAGAGAAAACAGCTTTGCAGCTTGCCGAGCTGGAGGTCAGTCCTTTTTTGCGCAGCAACAATACGACAAAGTTTGATTTGAATTTGGCCGTCAAGTACATTGAAGGCGAAATGACCTGCTTCTTGACCTACAACACCGATCTATTCCTTCCCGAAACGATTCAGCGCATGGCTGGCCATTATATGGAGATTATTTCCTCTATGGCCGAAGGCTTTAACTTAAAAGCTCATGACATGGAGACGCTTACCCCACTAGAAAAACAAACACTAATCTCTGAATGGAGCTTTTCTGAACACAAAAATCATCCTGATGTTCCGTATGTTCACCGGCTTTTCGAGGAGCAAGTGCAGAAAAGTCCAGCTGCTATTGCCGCTGCTTGTCAGGGCAGGTGTTACACATACGAGGAGCTTAACCAAAGAGCCAACAAGCTTGCCCGCTATTTATCGGCTAAAGGAGTTGGCCCTGAAACACGTGTAGCCTTATTGGCTGAGCGTTCGCTTGAAACGGTAGTCGCTATTCTTGGCATTTTGAAAGCAGGCGGAGCCTACGTCCCCATTGATCCCTTGTTTCCTGTCGACCGTATCAGGTACATACTGGAGGATGCCTCCATTGATATTGTAGTTGCCGAGGAGCATTTGGTGGTTTCCTTCGGCGCTGCGAAAGCGGCGCAGTGGGTGTATCTCGACACGGACTGGCCTGCCATCGCCGAGCAGAGCAGTGACAATATGACGGTGCCGCTGCAGCGTTCCAATCTGATTTACATCATTTATACATCAGGCTCTACAGGCAAGCCGAAGGGCGTTGCAGTAGAGCATGGGAATTTTCTGAATTACTATTTCGGCGTCATGCAGAGGCTCAATGTCGAGCCAGGCCTTAAATATGCGATTGCTTCCACCTTTGCCGCTGACCTCGCCACTATTAATGTGTGGGCAGCCTTAAACACGGGGGGACAGCTTCATATTTTGACCTATGACCAATCCGTTGACTCTCAGCAGTATGCCAAATATTTCAGAGAGCACGGAATTGATGTCATCAAAATGGTCCCGAGTCATTTCAAGGCGCTGCGAGAACGGGTGAATCTGCGCGATATTATTCCGAATAAACGGCTTATCCTTGCTGGCGAGCCCTCCTATTGGGACATGATTGATGATATCAGAGCGGCTAAGCCCGAGACGGAGCTTCAAATTCATTATGGGCCGACCGAAACGACGGTGTCCATGCTGACGTATACCGTAACCGAGAAAAGGCCCGCTCAGCATACGTCGGTGCTGCCGCTGGGGCGCCCGCTGCCAAATGTTTCTATTTATGTGCTGGATCATAAAATGCAGCTGGCGCCTATAGGAGTGCCAGGCGAGCTATTCATTGGCGGGCCGGGAGTTGCCAGAGAGTATTTAGGCAGACCGGAATTAAACGTTGAGAAGTTTATTCCCAATCCGTTCGATGCGGCAAATGGCGGACGGCTTTATCGAACCGGAGATATTGTGCGTTATTTGGAAAACGGCATTATTGAGTTTTTGAGCAGAGTCGACGAGCAGGTGAAAATCCGGGGTTTTCGAATCGAGCTAGGAGAAATCCAATCATCGCTGCTCGAATACCCCGGCATCAACGATGCTTTTGTGACCGTTCATGAAGATGCTGGCGGCGAGAAAAAGATCGCTGCCTACTATGTGCAGGGCGGCTCCCAGCCGGTTAACCTATCCGCATTGCGGAACGGTCTGAAGGAGAAGCTTCCGGGCTACATGGTTCCTGCGGTATTTATGGAGCTGGATAAAATGCCCCTGAACGCCAATGGCAAGGTGGAACGCAGCGCTCTGCCAGCTCCGAATGCCGTAGAAGCAGCCTCTGAAAGCGACTATGAAGCGCCGCGAGATGAATTGGAAGCGAGGATGGCTGCTGTCTGGTCAGAGGTTTTGAACATCGAGAGAATAGGCATTAACGATGACTTTTTCAGTCTGGGAGGAGATTCCTTCAAGGCGGTCCAGGTCGTGCGGGGAATTGATCATGCGCTAAGCATTATCGACCTGTTTAAATATCCGACGATTGGGGAATTGTCTGCTATCGTTTCGCAGGGCAGCACGGACAGCGGGGACGTCCTCCACCGTCTTTCGAGGGGGGAGAGCGCCGCTGAGGAGATTGCTGTCGTGTGTATTCCCTTTGCTGGCGGGAGCGCAATTTCCTACCAGCCGCTGGCCGATGCGCTGGCGGATCATTATGCCTTATATGCGGTTCAAGTTCCCGGACATGATTTTAGCAATAAAGATGAGCGCCTTGAGCCTTTGGAAGAGGTAGCAAGGCGCTGTATGCAGGAAATAAAGGACAAGGTTGCCGCTCCATCCATTGTTGTGTATGGGCATTGTCTTGGAGGCGCTCTGGCGATTGAAATAGCGAGGCTTCTTGAGCAGGAGAATATGAACCTGGCTGGCGTCGTTATGGGAGGGAATTTTCCTGTGTCCCAGCTTCCGGGCAAGCTGTTCAAGCTGTGGAATAAGCTATTGCCACGGGACCGCCGCATTTCGAACCGTGCTTATATGGATATGCTTCGCTCCTTGGGCGGCTTCAGCGAGACGCTGTCAGGAGAGGAGCGGGATTTTATTATCCGCAGCCTCAGGCATGACCGCCGTGAAAGCGAGCGTTATTACTCTGATCGGTATGCCGATGCCAAGCATGAAAAATTAAAGGCGCCGCTGCTCTGCCTCATCGGCGAACGGGACAGAACGACCGAGTTTTACGAGGAGCAGTATAAGGATTGGGAGTATTTCAGCAGCCATGTGGATATAGACCTAATCCCGAATGCGGGACATTATTTCTTCAAGCACCAGTCCCATGACGTAGCTGATTGTATTGAAAATGGCCTAGAAGCGTGGCAGCAGCAGAAGGCGAATGAGGAGAAACAGGGGAGCGAGGAAAGTCAGAAGCAAAATCATCGGGGGACGGCAGCATCGCCGGAGGTGCTTCCGAATTTGCAAACGCTTTTCATCCTCGTTTTTGGACAGTTTATTTCCATGATGGGCTCCAGCTTAACGGGGTTTGCGATGGGTCTATGGGTTTACAGCCATTCAGGCGCCATTATGGATTTTGCCGCAACGCTGGTTTTCCACCGCCTGCCGGGTATTTTAATGCTTCCATTTGCGGGTGTTCTGGCGGACAAAATGGATCGCAGGCTTATATTGATTTGGAGTAATGTGTGCTCTGCGCTAGTCACGATAATGATTGCCTTGTTTTTCTACAGCAACGCGCTTTCGACGTGGCATATTTATGTCGCAGTAGCGGCCTTATCCATTGCAAATGCCTTTCAGCGTCCGGCCTATTTGGCCGCAGTTGCCCAAATTGCGCCCAAGCGCTATCTCGGGCAAGCCAATGGCATTGTGCAGCTCGCCACCTCTTCAAGCGAAGTGCTTGCACCGCTGCTCGGGGGCGTTCTCGTCATGACCTTTGAGCTGTCGGGCATTCTGATCATCGACTTCCTGTCCTTCATGTTTGCCATTTCGACCTTGCTCTTTATAAAATTTCCAAATTCTCTATTCCGCAAAATGGAGGAGCCCTTTTTTACTCAAATGGCCGGAGGCTGGAATTTCATCAGAAAGCGCAGAAGCTTCGTAGCCTTGATTTTGTTTTTTATGATTTCCAATTTGATGCTGGGCATGGCCAACGTCCTCATCACTCCGCTCGTGCTAACCTTTGGATCTACCGTTGTACTCGGCATGGTGACCTCAGCTATTGGCATAGGGGGACTCGCAGGCGGGGTGGCTATGGGGCTGTGGGGCGGTACGCGCAGAAGAGCGGAGGGCATGATTGGTTTTAGCTTGGTTATCGGTCTTTCCTACATTGTAATGGGGCTTACGCCAATAACTTGGCTGGTCATGGCAGGCGTATTTGTCTATGGCGTCTCGCTGTCGATGACAAACGCCCACTGGCAGACGCTGATTCAATCCAAGGTGCGGGCCGAGCTGCTTGCAAGGGTATTTTCAATCAATCAGCTATTCGCTTTGCCTACCATTCCGCTGGGCTACTATATTGGCGGACTGCTGTCGGACAAAATATTCAAACCGCTGTTTGTCGATCATCCAGAGCTTGTTAAGAGCCTGGGGTGGATTGTGGGCACGGGGCCGACACGTGGAATAGGCCTGCTGTTTATTTTAATCGGCGTATTTATGGCGGCCTGGAGCTTTCTTGGGCTAAGATACAATCCACTGCGCTATATGGATGATATTTTACCTGATGCCATTCCGGGGCCGCTGTTTATAAGGGATAAGGATCGCATTCAGCAGGAGGAAGACCGGGAACTGGAGCGGATAAACAAGCAGCTGGCGAGTAAGAACGTTTTTAGCAGGGGGAAAAAGCTATGATATTTAATGTAATGACCGTACTAAACAGTGATTATTTTGACTTTGGAAAGCTGTTTGTCAATTCCTTTTATGACAATGTTGATTTAAGCCGTATCCATAAGCTTTACGTTTATGATACTGGACTTACCGAGGACGATAAAAAATATTTGTCCGTTTTTCCGCAGATGGAAATTGTATCAACCGAGCTGAATACGAAGCATGTGCTGCTTCACGATGAGGACTGGCGCAAAAATGTATACTCCAAAACCGCTTTTTTGTTGCAGGTTATTGAGAAGGATTCACTGCCTACCGTTATGATTGATTCAGATTGCCTGTTCCTGTCTGACTTTACCCATTTGATACCGGAAAATGCTGATTTTGTCGCCTGCCACCGTGAAGAGCAGGAAGCCTTTTGTGAATATATCGCGTCCTTCTTTGTCATTAATTCCATCGAGAAAGCCTCTTCTTTTATACGGGAATGGCGAGAGGAAATGTATTATGGGACGGAAACTCACAAGGAAAGCCCGGCATTATCACGTTTAATCAATAAGGGCGGCTATCAGGTCTATGCGATCAAGGAGGATTTGGTGTCCTATACGGGTACTGAATTGACGGCGGATATAACCATCGCGCACATGAAGTCGACCAGAGGATTGCGAACGGTAGAGCAGCGAGTTAACCAGCCGCATTTGAAAGCGTATAAGGAAAAGTATTTGACGGATATTCCTATAGCTGCGGTTGGGACAGCACTTTCAGCGATGTTTTTGGAAGCTGCCTCGGAGGCTGCGTTGGAGCAAAGCTCTAGTAAAGAGCGTCCCTCCGCGCTGGACAAGCTTTCGCCAGAGAAAAGGGCACTGCTTCTAAAAAGGCTGAAAAAAGGCTGAAAAAGGGCAGATTGCCCCGATATATGGCCTACGTTACCTTCACAAAAAGAGGGGTGTACGAAATGGAACATTTGGCACAACGGTTAAAGCTCAAATATCCTCAATTGCAGCATACGGTTAAAACGATTAAATCGCCGCTTCGTTTTTGTCCCTTCGGGGCACATGTGGATCATCAAGCTGGAATGGTAGCCGGAATGACGCTGGATATTTCGGTGGATATGGTTTATGTTCAGAACGAAGAGGAGTATATAAAGGTTCAAAGCTTGGATTTTCCCGATGAGGAGTATTTTCATCTGGAGCAGGTTCCGGCGATGGTGCCGGGATTTTGGGGCAACTATTTAAGAGGGGCTGTTATGGCCCTAAGAAAGAACTATATATTAAAGCACGGTATTTATGCATTAGTTAGAGGCAAGCATCCTATTGGCGGCTTGAGCTCCTCGGCGGCGGTAACAACCGCCTATCTTCTGGCTCTTTGCGATGTGAACGGAATCAAACTCCCGCAGCTTGAGTTAATCAACTATAGCCACTGGGTAGAGAATCATTTTATCGGGCTGAATAATGGCATACTGGATCAGTCCATCAATATTTTAAGCCGTGAAGGCTATTTGACCGTGATGGATACCAAAACCAAAAGCTACGAGCTGATCGAAAGGCCGCAAGCGATGCCGGAATTTGAAGTCGTCATTGTTTATTCTGGTGTGAGCAAGGCATTGATAGGGACCGACTATAATAACCGTGTAGATGAATGCAAGGTAGCTGCATGGCTTTTGCACGAGATGGCTGGCCTGCCTATGAAAAACCTGAAGGGGACCCAGCTTAGAGATATTGAGTATGAGGTTTATCAGGCGCATAAATCGGGCTTGCAGGGCAGATTTCAGAAGAGGGCGGAGCATTTTTTTACCGAAAATGAACGGGTAAAGCAAGGCGCCGAGGCGTGGAAGCGGGGGGACCTGCAAAAATTCGGCAGTCTGATGCTTGAATCAGGAGAAAGCTCCATTCATAATTATGAATGCGGCTGTCCAGAGCTAATTAGCATTTTTCAAATCCTTAAGCAAACGCCAGGGGTATATGGAGCGAGATTCAGCGGTGCGGGCTACAGAGGCTGCTGTATTGGGCTGGTGGACCCGGCGTATAAGGAGCAAATCAAAGCCGCCATTGATGCACAATATCCAAAGCAGCATCCGGCGTATAAGGATTTGTATCAGGTGTGCTTTAGCAAAACCGATGATGGCGCGCGAATCATATAATGGGGTTTAGAAGCGAGGGAAATACGAATGAAGGCAATTATTTTAGCAGCGGGCTACGCAACTCGTCTCTATCCTTTGACAAAGGACTTTCCAAAACCTCTTCTGGAGGTTGGAGGGAAAGCGATCTTGGACCATATTATGGAGAAAATCGAAAGGGTTAGCTTGATTGACGAGATTTTTATTGTGACCAATGCCCGTTTTTATAGCCACTTTGTAGACTGGGCGAGACAATCAGCTTACACCAAGCCGATTAAAGTCATTGATGATCGGACGACGAGCAACGAGAATCGCTTGGGAGCTATTGCCGACTTGCAGTTTGTCTTGGAGCAGGAAAAGCTCGGCGATGAGCTTCTGGTCATGGCTGGCGACAATCTTTTTGATTTCGAGCTAGCTGATATGGTTCGTTTCTATCAAAGGGCGAGTACGGATACGATTGCAGCCCATGAGATGGAGGACAGCGATTTTCTTAGACGCACAGGTGTTATCCAGATGGATGCTAAGGGTAGAGTTATTGATTTTGAGGAAAAGCCGGCACAGCCCAAATCGAAGCTGGCCTGTCCTCCCTTTTATATTTACCAGCAGTCTACACTTCCTTTAATCAAGGTGTATTTGGCAGAGGGCAATAACCCTGATGCGCCAGGCAACTTTGTTCCTTGGCTGATTCGGCATAAAGAGGTTCATGCTTACAAGTTTGAAGGGAAACGCTTTGATATTGGGACATTGGAGAGCTATCACGAGGCGAGGAAGCTGTTCGCAAAGCAGAGTTAATTGGTAAAATGGCTAGGGCGTGCAGGCAAGCCGAACTCGCTCTGCCACTCCTATTTGGAGGACTGAGGTTCCGCTATTTTGGCTTTTGAACCGATTTCATGCTGTGAGCGGACAGGAGATTCGTTATGACCTGCATCTTCCCGTTAAAATGGCTATTGGCGGGACATTAACGACTCTTGTGTCCGCGTCCTCTGCCATAACCCGTGATTCCGTTGAATTAGCGGCTGCTGTGTCCGCCAAGCCTATTTTTCTTTGTAGGAGTAAAAATCGTAAAATGCCCAGCTCCTCCAATCCGTGAAAAAGGAGGCGCTGGGCATTTGTTATTTACCGTGGAAACGTGTCTTAGTGCAGCGACTGCAAAGCAGCAGGCGTAAACGGAATTAATTCATCCTGCCGTCCATTGCGGACTTTATCTGCCCATGCAGGATCGACGAGCAGGGCGCGGCCGACTGCTACAAGATCAAATTCGCCTGCATCGAGGCGAGAAGCTAGATCATCCACATTGGCGTTTTCTGCGCCCTTGCCTTCGGTAAAGAGGCTCATGAAATCGCCATCTAGCCCTACGGAGCCAACCGTAATCGTTGGTTTGCCTGTAAGCTTTTTCGTCCAGCCTGCAAAATTGAGCTCCGAGCCTTCAAATTCCGGCTCCCAAAAGCGGCGGGTAGAGCAGTGGAAAATATCTACGCCAGCTTCTACAAGCGGAGCAAGAAACTGTCCTAATTCCTCAGGAGTGCTCGCAAGCTTAGCTGTGTACTCGGACGATTTCCATTGCGAGAGGCGAATAATAATTGGAAAATCAGGCCCTACAGCTTGGCGGCAAGCTTCGATAATCTCGACGGCAAAACGTGTTCTCGACAGCATATCGCCACCGTAACGATCTGTCCGTTTATTCGTTTTCTCCCAGAAAAATTGGTCGATCAAATAGCCGTGCGCGCCATGGAGCTCAATGCCGTCAAAGCCAATCCGCTTTGCATCGGCAGCTGCTTGCGCGTAAGCTGCAACAAGGTCTTTAATTTCAGCCTCAGTCAAAGGCTCATTAACGACCTCACCCTCTGCGGTAACGCCGGAAGGGCCGATCGGCAATGCCTCTGGGTTCGGATGGGAGCCGACCTTGCGCGTTGTGCCAACATGCCAAATCTGTGGAACGATTTTGCCGCCAGCCGCGTGAACCGCCTCGACGACCTTCGCCCAGCCATTTAATGCAGCCTCGCCATGAAAGTTAGGGATATTTGGATTATCGGTGGCAGCCGGATGGTTAATCAGCGTGCCTTCTGTTACGATTAAGCCAACGCCATTTTCGGCGCGGCGTCTATAGTAGGCGACAACATCTTCACCCGGAACGCCATTTGGAGAAAAACCGCGGGTCATCGGTGCCATTACGATACGGTTAGGCAGGGAAAGCGAACCTGCAGAAAACGGCTTAAACAACGATTGACTGGAACTCATAAATAAAAAACCTCCTAATCGAATAGAAAATCTATAATTCTATAAAAATAGATATAAAAGCATGAAATGAACAGGCATAAGCAAGGTTATAGCTCATCCTGAATCATTTCTTTGAAAAGCCGAATGTTAGCTTCATTGCGTCTGTAATAAGTGTGCTGTCCGATCCGCTTTGACTCTAGCAAGCCTGCTTTATGCATTTTCACTAAATAGCCGGATATAACGGATTGCGCTAGACCCGATTTTTCAGCAAACGAACCGACGCAGACCCCTCCAGCAAACTGACAAGCATCGGTTAGATGGCATTGAGGCCCGAAATGCTCCTCAGGTGTTTTCAGCCATTTTAAAATATGGTACCGTTTCTCGTTAGACACAGCTTTAAGTATTGATAAAGTATCCATGAGGCTTAGTATATCTATTTTTATAGAAATGTCAAATTGTTATTTGTCTAATCTATTAAATGGGTTGAACGGACAAAAGCATCGCGTGTAAAATAGTGGGGAATAATGGAAAGAAAGGATGGATGCTGCTTGGCGATTCAATCGTTATATAAGTTATGGGATGATATGGAGCATTTCGACTTGGGAGATTCCGAGGCAACAGCAGCGGAATGGCAAGGTCATAAGAGCTTGTATTTAGAAAAGATGAATGCTGCCGTATTTCTGCGCGAGGAGCTGCCGTTTACCTCCTTCCGTTTGAAGGCCGAGGTGGCGATTCCACATAAGGTCGGCTTTATTGGCTTTATATTCGGAGCAGTGGATACCCAAAATTATGAGCTCGTCTATTTGGCTCCCGTCGAAATTCAATATGATCCGATTATGAATGGGTCAATGACCTGGCAAATATATAATGGAGCCCGCTATCAGAAAGCATTGCCTAACACAACGGGGGTTTGGCAGAAGCTCGCGATTGAGGTGCATCCGAACGGTGCGTTGGTTTATTTGGGCGATGATTCCGAACCAAAGCTCATTGTGACAAAATTGCAGCATGGGGGCAGGCCAGGAAAAATTGGTTTTTGGAGTTTTATGCATAGCTATATTCGAGATTTATCTATTGAACAAATCGAGCCACGGCCACTGAATGAAAGCGGAGCTGAAATGTACAAGCAAGGCAAAGACATTGTCTTAGCGGATACTACGGTAAGAGAATGGATGCTGTCAGAGCCTTATTTACAAGGAGAGAACTCTCCCGCAGAGCAGCGCTGGCTGAAGGCGAAGGTGGAGGAGAACGGCATACTCAATGTTAATCGCTGGTTTACAGCAGAGCCTGGGAGCACGGTAGAGGCTAGAAGTATGATTCAGCTTCCTTCCAATCACGAATCCGTTATTTCATTTGGTTTTAGCGATCATCTTCGGCTGTGGATTAATGATCAGGAAATTTACCAAGGAAGCTGGCAGTGGAATCCGCCGTCAAGCGATGGAAGAATTTCTGGAGACTTTTATCAGGCAGTTGTCAAATGGCAAGCTGGTGAAAACCGTATTCGTGCGGAGATAGCGCAAAGCGAAAGTTTTGGCTGGGGTTTGACATTGCGGACAGGCCTAAACGATGTATTTTAATTTTTTTTCATAAATCAAAATAAGGGCTTTCCCGTCAGGTCATTATCGCCTTGACGGGAGAGCCCTTGTTTAGTCGATATAGCTTATTCCGTTATCGGAAACCAGCCTGGCGCGTGCGTAATCGCTCCCCATAAGCCATCAGGAATGACAAGACGCTCTTGATCCTGCTTGGATAGCGTAGTCACGATAGCCTGCTCGTTGCCTTGCTTGATTTTCTCCGTCCAATCCGGGTCCATAATGAGCTCGCGGCCGAGGGCGATGAACGGCACGCCGGAGTTTTTCGCTTGCAGAGCCTCCTCAGCAGTTGTGATGCCGCCAACGCCGATGAATGGAATGTGCTCGCTGTATTTTTCGACGAACCAGGCCATGCGGCTTTGTGAATCCTGTTCGCCTCTGCGCGGCTTCGACCAGAAATCATTAAGCGACACATGCAAATAATCCAGCTTCTGCTCGATTAGAGCGTTAACGAGATGGTACGAATGCTCCATCGTCAAGCCTTCCTCTTCAGGCTCCTCCGGCGAGAAGCGATAGCCCACCAGAAA
This window encodes:
- a CDS encoding amino acid adenylation domain-containing protein; its protein translation is MSKGLDNNAVAEKWSGLSDKQKALLALRMKKQGAEQPAQSLKITRLERTGEDRFMASYSQKRFWFLDQWHTNKAAYNTHLVSKLVGRVDLNALKQTFDAIVSRHEILQMVYRNREHEVECCRHSNPLVVIDEKSVKAFTRKQLEEKIEDFVHEEVHNPFDLANDLPIRVTLLSASKKEHYLIIVIHHIVSDMWSLRVLNREIECFYNAFANGRQPELPELPVQYMDYAQWQRNLLEGKVTERQTQYWKEQLAGAPPCLPLLTDFPRPDVQTYNGKVHKFIIPEGMAGKIQTLASEEAITPFVFSLTAFAILLNRYTQADDIVIGSPVAGRTHKEVENLMGLFINTLAIRVRLEDNPRIRELLQTVKKTVMGAVANQELPFEKLVEELQIERDLSYSPVFQVMFNFQSIEKTALQLAELEVSPFLRSNNTTKFDLNLAVKYIEGEMTCFLTYNTDLFLPETIQRMAGHYMEIISSMAEGFNLKAHDMETLTPLEKQTLISEWSFSEHKNHPDVPYVHRLFEEQVQKSPAAIAAACQGRCYTYEELNQRANKLARYLSAKGVGPETRVALLAERSLETVVAILGILKAGGAYVPIDPLFPVDRIRYILEDASIDIVVAEEHLVVSFGAAKAAQWVYLDTDWPAIAEQSSDNMTVPLQRSNLIYIIYTSGSTGKPKGVAVEHGNFLNYYFGVMQRLNVEPGLKYAIASTFAADLATINVWAALNTGGQLHILTYDQSVDSQQYAKYFREHGIDVIKMVPSHFKALRERVNLRDIIPNKRLILAGEPSYWDMIDDIRAAKPETELQIHYGPTETTVSMLTYTVTEKRPAQHTSVLPLGRPLPNVSIYVLDHKMQLAPIGVPGELFIGGPGVAREYLGRPELNVEKFIPNPFDAANGGRLYRTGDIVRYLENGIIEFLSRVDEQVKIRGFRIELGEIQSSLLEYPGINDAFVTVHEDAGGEKKIAAYYVQGGSQPVNLSALRNGLKEKLPGYMVPAVFMELDKMPLNANGKVERSALPAPNAVEAASESDYEAPRDELEARMAAVWSEVLNIERIGINDDFFSLGGDSFKAVQVVRGIDHALSIIDLFKYPTIGELSAIVSQGSTDSGDVLHRLSRGESAAEEIAVVCIPFAGGSAISYQPLADALADHYALYAVQVPGHDFSNKDERLEPLEEVARRCMQEIKDKVAAPSIVVYGHCLGGALAIEIARLLEQENMNLAGVVMGGNFPVSQLPGKLFKLWNKLLPRDRRISNRAYMDMLRSLGGFSETLSGEERDFIIRSLRHDRRESERYYSDRYADAKHEKLKAPLLCLIGERDRTTEFYEEQYKDWEYFSSHVDIDLIPNAGHYFFKHQSHDVADCIENGLEAWQQQKANEEKQGSEESQKQNHRGTAASPEVLPNLQTLFILVFGQFISMMGSSLTGFAMGLWVYSHSGAIMDFAATLVFHRLPGILMLPFAGVLADKMDRRLILIWSNVCSALVTIMIALFFYSNALSTWHIYVAVAALSIANAFQRPAYLAAVAQIAPKRYLGQANGIVQLATSSSEVLAPLLGGVLVMTFELSGILIIDFLSFMFAISTLLFIKFPNSLFRKMEEPFFTQMAGGWNFIRKRRSFVALILFFMISNLMLGMANVLITPLVLTFGSTVVLGMVTSAIGIGGLAGGVAMGLWGGTRRRAEGMIGFSLVIGLSYIVMGLTPITWLVMAGVFVYGVSLSMTNAHWQTLIQSKVRAELLARVFSINQLFALPTIPLGYYIGGLLSDKIFKPLFVDHPELVKSLGWIVGTGPTRGIGLLFILIGVFMAAWSFLGLRYNPLRYMDDILPDAIPGPLFIRDKDRIQQEEDRELERINKQLASKNVFSRGKKL
- a CDS encoding nucleotidyltransferase family protein, yielding MKAIILAAGYATRLYPLTKDFPKPLLEVGGKAILDHIMEKIERVSLIDEIFIVTNARFYSHFVDWARQSAYTKPIKVIDDRTTSNENRLGAIADLQFVLEQEKLGDELLVMAGDNLFDFELADMVRFYQRASTDTIAAHEMEDSDFLRRTGVIQMDAKGRVIDFEEKPAQPKSKLACPPFYIYQQSTLPLIKVYLAEGNNPDAPGNFVPWLIRHKEVHAYKFEGKRFDIGTLESYHEARKLFAKQS
- a CDS encoding NADH:flavin oxidoreductase: MSSSQSLFKPFSAGSLSLPNRIVMAPMTRGFSPNGVPGEDVVAYYRRRAENGVGLIVTEGTLINHPAATDNPNIPNFHGEAALNGWAKVVEAVHAAGGKIVPQIWHVGTTRKVGSHPNPEALPIGPSGVTAEGEVVNEPLTEAEIKDLVAAYAQAAADAKRIGFDGIELHGAHGYLIDQFFWEKTNKRTDRYGGDMLSRTRFAVEIIEACRQAVGPDFPIIIRLSQWKSSEYTAKLASTPEELGQFLAPLVEAGVDIFHCSTRRFWEPEFEGSELNFAGWTKKLTGKPTITVGSVGLDGDFMSLFTEGKGAENANVDDLASRLDAGEFDLVAVGRALLVDPAWADKVRNGRQDELIPFTPAALQSLH